In the Puntigrus tetrazona isolate hp1 chromosome 9, ASM1883169v1, whole genome shotgun sequence genome, one interval contains:
- the hecw2a gene encoding E3 ubiquitin-protein ligase HECW2: MAPQGRDHLATRESAGRRRSPNVRHTLSPENLRSLAERGGAEQAGVGLPRANSDTDLVSSQGRSSLTASTLEFTLGRGQNLVITWDIKEEVDATDWIGMYHIDETCPSNMWDCKNRGVNGTQCGQIVWRLEAGPYFLEAETRICFKYYHGVSGALRATTPCITVKNPRGSVEGQGEGQQASDSSRKLVSFTLSDIRAVGLKKGMFFNPDPYLKMSIHPGKRSCFPTFSHHGQERRSGITTNTTNPVWHGEKHTFVALMTDVLVIEVKDKFAKSRPIIKRFLGQLNIPVQMLLERHASGNQSLSFSLCRRLPTDHVSGQMHFKVDVTSMGQDDVSPETILGAAALNGAPGTPSDDEELPHPLPVPSAGPSPTGSLGSHRNGEGSSLPSPDTEMYGTTLDDEAPSSPDPLQVSFSEQLDAIDAPKGPGDRPFGAASPKLRSSFPTNTRLSSMLHIDSDEDEERSAATEATLPTFNGASRTQSTPPKPPITEPVFERTVEEPPEEAGLESEIATLNIGTEVVPEPEVGPSSVAPEVETASLIERQEEEEEEVEVEEEEEGLAPSEELATEVDISSMASDCCPGLVSASQEAEQGAEAAIDPGGEDLSDDPPTTYEVAEETVPNNELERVAPKPEPSANEEEECEDVTEDTMSRRWSLEATAGVSQEDEEEEELMPSVDGESVDSETFITETESELGVPQINGDQLVRSLPSVRQDIHRYQRVDEPLPPNWEARIDSHGRIFFVDHVNRTTTWQRPTGPPAPQGLTRSSSILQMEQLNRRYQSIRRTMTSERSEEQRVDDPPSEETELLPHSSEYRRDGIMGQANSRSRLALLLQSPGAKFLSSPDFFSVLHSNPSAYRMFTSNTCLKHMISKVRRDVQHFERYQHNRDLVNFLNLFSNKQLELPRGWEMKHDHTGKPFFVDHNCRATTFIDPRLPLQNSRSSGLLAHRQHLSRQRSHSAGEVADDSRSPSPPVQGRSSRNSQYQDLVPVAYNEKIVAFLRQPNIFEILQERQPELVRNHSLREKVQFIRNEGPTGLARLSSDADLVMLLSLFEEEVMSYVPPNALLLSSYCHASPQSSPGTPRANARAPAPYKRDFEAKLRSFYRKMETKGYGQGPGKVKLIIRRDHLLEDAFNQIMCYSRKDLQRSRLYVSFVGEEGLDYSGPSREFFFLVSRELFNPYYGLFEYSANDTYTVQISPMSAFVDNHHEWFRFSGRILGLALIHQYLLDAFFTRPFYKGLLRIPCDLSDLEFLDEEFHQSLQWMKDNDIEDMLDLTFTVNEEVFGQITERELKPGGSGIPVSDKNKKEYIERMVKWRIERGVAQQTESLVRGFYEVVDVRLVSVFDARELELVIAGTAEIDLADWRSNTEYRGGYHDNHIVIRWFWAAVERFNNEQRLRLLQFVTGTSSVPYEGFASLRGSNGPRRFCVEKWGKVTSLPRAHTCFNRLDLPPYPSFSMLYEKMLTAVEETSTFGLE; encoded by the exons ATGGCGCCTCAGGGGCGGGATCACCTGGCCACACGGGAGTCTGCAGGTCGTAGACGGAGCCCAAATGTGCGGCACACGCTCAGCCCAGAGAATCTTCGGAGCTTAGCCGAGCGCGGTGGAGCCGAGCAGGCTGGAGTTGGACTCCCCAGAGCCAACAGCGATACGGACCTGGTCAGTTCTCAAGGGCGATCATCACTCACAGCGTCTACTTTAGAGTTCACTCTGGGCCGGGGCCAGAACTTGGTCATCACATGGGATATCAAGGAAGAGGTGGATGCTACAGACTGGATTGGCATGTACCACATAG atgaaACCTGTCCGTCAAATATGTGGGACTGCAAGAACCGTGGGGTTAACGGGACACAGTGTGGTCAGATCGTCTGGAGGCTGGAGGCAGGGCCGTACTTCCTTGAAG CTGAGACAAGGATCTGTTTTAAGTACTATCACGGAGTAAGCGGTGCGTTGAGAGCCACAACTCCGTGCATCACAGTCAAGAACCCCAGAGGCTCG GTTGAAGGTCAAGGTGAAGGACAGCAGGCTTCAGACAGCAGCCGAAAATTGGTCAGCTTTACCCTATCAG atatCCGAGCTGTGGGGCTGAAGAAGGGGATGTTTTTTAATCCAGACCCTTATTTGAAGATGAGCATTCATCCTGGCAAACGAAGTTGCTTTCCGACATTTTCTCATCATGGCCAAGAGAGACGATCTGGCATTACAACTAACACTACTAATCCTGTGTGGCATGGAGAG AAACACACTTTTGTGGCTCTTATGACAGATGTCTTAGTGATTGAGGTTAAAGACAAGTTTGCTAAAAGTCGACCAATTATTAAGCGCTTTCTGGGTCAACTGAACATCCCGGTGCAGATGCTGCTGGAGAGACACGCATCAGG GAACCAGTCACTGAGCTTCTCTCTATGTCGTCGTTTGCCCACTGATCATGTGAGTGGTCAGATGCACTTTAAAGTGGATGTCACATCCATGGGCCAAGATG ACGTTTCCCCTGAGACGATTCTGGGTGCAGCCGCCCTCAATGGAGCTCCTGGAACCCCTTCAGATGATGAAGAGCTGCCCCATCCTCTCCCTGTCCCATCAGCAGGACCTTCCCCCACCGGCTCCCTGGGGTCCCATAGAAATGGGGAAGGGAGCAGCCTTCCCTCCCCAGACACAGAGATGTACGGTACCACCCTGGACGATGAAGCCCCTTCTTCACCTGACCCGCTCCAGGTTTCTTTCAGTGAGCAGCTTGATGCCATTGATGCACCTAAGGGCCCGGGAGATAGGCCTTTTGGGGCAGCTTCTCCCAAACTACGATCCAGCTTTCCCACAAATACCCGCCTCAGCTCTATGTTGCATATCGActcagatgaagatgaagaaagaTCTGCTGCTACGGAGGCTACACTGCCTACATTTAATGGTGCTTCAAGGACTCAAAGCACCCCCCCAAAACCACCAATAACAGAACCTGTGTTTGAAAGAACTGTAGAGGAGCCTCCAGAAGAGGCTGGCCTGGAGTCTGAAATAGCGACTTTGAATATTGGAACAGAGGTGGTTCCTGAGCCAGAGGTCGGGCCGAGTTCAGTGGCCCCTGAGGTGGAAACCGCCAGTCTGATAGAGAGgcaagaggaagaggaggaggaagtggaagtagaggaagaggaagaggggCTGGCACCAAGTGAGGAGCTGGCAACTGAAGTTGATATCTCTTCAATGGCATCTGACTGCTGCCCAGGCCTTGTGTCTGCTTCTCAG GAGGCAGAACAGGGGGCAGAGGCTGCTATTGACCCAGGGGGAGAAGATCTTTCAGATGATCCCCCCACAACTTACGAGGTTGCTGAAGAAACTGTTCCAAACAATGAGCTAGAGAGGGTTGCCCCAAAACCAGAACCATCAGCCAACGAGGAAGAGGAATGTGAAGATGTGACTGAGGACACAATGTCCAGAAGATGGAGTCTAGAAGCCACAGCCGGTGTGTCAcaggaggatgaagaagaggaggagttAATGCCATCAGTGGATGGAGAATCTGTGGATTCTGAGACCTTCATTACTGAGACAGAATCAGAATTAG GTGTCCCTCAAATCAACGGAGATCAGCTTGTTCGTTCTCTCCCGTCTGTAAGACAAGACATCCACCGATACCAGCGTGTGGACGAGCCCTTACCTccca ACTGGGAGGCTCGTATTGACAGTCATGGCCGTATCTTCTTTGTGGATCATGTGAACCGCACCACCACATGGCAGAGACCCACTGGCCCACCTGCTCCTCAGGGTCTGACCCGCTCCAGCTCCATACTGCAGATGGAGCAACTCAACCGCAG GTATCAGAGTATTCGTAGAACAATGACCAGTGAAAGGTCTGAGGAACAAAGAGTGGATGATCCTCCGTCTGAAGAGACAGAACTGCTGCCCCACTCCAGTG AGTACCGAAGGGACGGCATTATGGGTCAAGCCAACTCACGTTCTCGTCTGGCTTTGCTGCTTCAGTCTCCTGGTGCAAAGTTCCTCTCCAGTCCAGACTTTTTCTCTGTTCTGCATTCTAATCCT agtGCCTATCGCATGTTCACAAGTAACACGTGTCTGAAGCACATGATCAGTAAAGTTCGACGGGACGTCCAACACTTCGAACGGTACCAGCACAACCGGGACCTTGTCAACTTCCTCAATCTGTTCTCCAACAAGCAGCTGGAGCTGCCACGAGGCTGGGAGATGAAACACGACCACACTGGgaag CCCTTCTTTGTGGATCATAACTGTCGTGCCACAACATTTATTGACCCACGGCTGCCCTTACAGAACTCCCGGTCCAGCGGCCTGCTGGCTCACCGACAGCACCTGTCCCGCCAGCGCAGCCACAGCGCAGGAGAG GTAGCAGATGACTCTCGCTCTCCGAGTCCTCCTGTCCAGGGCCGGTCATCAAGAAACAGTCAGTATCAGGACTTGGTGCCTGTAG cttATAATGAGAAGATTGTTGCCTTTCTGAGACAACCCAACATTTTTGAGATTCTGCAAGAAAGACAGCCAGAGCTTGTGAGAAACCACTCCCTTAG AGAGAAGGTTCAATTCATCCGCAATGAGGGGCCAACTGGGTTGGCCCGCCTGTCTAGTGATGCAGACCTTGTTATGTTGCTTAG TCTGTTTGAAGAGGAAGTGATGTCTTATGTGCCGCCCAATGCCTTACTGCTCTCCAGCTACTGTCATGCCTCCCCACAGAGCTCCCCTG GAACTCCACGAGCCAATGCTCGAGCCCCTGCACCCTACAAGCGGGATTTTGAGGCCAAATTAAGAAGCTTTTACCGCAAAATGGAAACCAAGGGCTACGGTCAGGGGCCAGGAAAAGTGAA GTTAATAATCAGAAGAGACCACCTGCTGGAGGACGCTTTCAACCAGATCATGTGTTATTCTCGCAAAGACCTCCAGAGAAGCAGGCTTTATGTCAGCTTTGTTGGAGAAGAAGG GCTGGACTATAGTGGTCCATCGAGAGAGTTCTTCTTCCTGGTTTCCCGTGAGCTCTTTAACCCATACTATGGACTATTTGAATACTCAGCTAATGACACTTACACTGTGCAGATCAGCCCCATGTCAGCCTTTGTGGATAACCATCATGAATG GTTCCGGTTCAGTGGACGTATTTTGGGGCTTGCTCTAATTCATCAGTACCTTTTGGATGCATTCTTCACCCGTCCCTTCTACAAAGGCCTTCTTCGCAT TCCGTGTGATTTGAGTGATCTAGAGTTTTTGGATGAGGAGTTCCATCAGAGTCTTCAGTGGATGAAGGACAATGACATTGAGGATATGTTAGACCTCACCTTTACTGTCAATGAGGAGGTGTTTGGACAG ATTACAGAGCGTGAGCTGAAGCCAGGTGGATCTGGCATCCCTGTGTCAGACAAGAACAAGAAAGAGTACATCGAACGCATGGTGAAGTGGCGGATTGAGAGAGGTGTGGCCCAGCAGACAGAGAGTCTCGTGAGAGGATTCTACGAG GTGGTTGACGTCCGCCTCGTCTCTGTGTTTGATGCCCGAGAGCTGGAGCTGGTCATTGCTGGGACAGCAGAGATCGACCTAGCCGATTGGAGAAGCAATACAGAGTACAGAGGAG GTTACCATGATAACCACATAGTGATTCGATGGTTCTGGGCTGCAGTGGAGCGTTTCAACAACGAACAGAGGCTACGACTCCTTCAG tttgttacAGGCACTTCCAGCGTTCCCTATGAGGGTTTTGCCTCTCTGCGGGGCAGCAACGGCCCACGTCGATTCTGCGTGGAGAAATGGGGCAAAGTAACCTCCCTACCCCG GGCTCACACCTGCTTTAACCGCTTGGATCTCCCTCCCTACCCCTCCTTCTCCATGCTCTACGAGAAGATGCTCACTGCTGTGGAGGAGACCAGCACCTTTGGTCTGGAGTGA